From the Candidatus Synechococcus calcipolaris G9 genome, the window TCGCACTCGCTATGCACCGACTGACTCCTTGTTGAGGACGTTAGTATTCGCCTCTGTGCCGACTCGTATGGAATTTCAGGAGTTTTTAGCGAAATTGCACCAAACATATGGTTTTGTTATTGGCGATCGCCAAGCCACAGAATTGATCAACTCCGGTGATGCTGATCGCAAAGATTTTGAAACCAATGCCAAACGGCTTGAACGTCGCCTTGCCAGTATTGGGCTGCTCAAACGCCTTTCCGATGCCTGTGCCTATGTTCAAAATCCTTTTGCCTCGGAGGTAAGATAATGCAGACCATTGAACTGATTGGTCAAGTTGCGGCTGACTTCCTGAAACGCTCAGTTCAAACCGACGAAACCAACGAGGGAGTTGCACGGTTTTTGCTAGATTGTCTCACTGCTCAGCAAGTTGCCGCCGTCTGCCAAGCCATTCTCCATGACTCTGACCTTGCCCCGCTTATCAAGATTCAAGTTCCACGAGATATTGTAGGAGATTTCGGGTTACCTGATGAAATTTTGACCGATGAACGTACAGTTCACCTGCGTCACTCAGATTGCGATCGTCCTGCACTACTGCTGGCTAACATCAGCGATGACCAAACCCAATCTCTGAATGACATCACCTCTGTTGGTGCTCAAGAACTGAAGGGACAGATTGAGTGCTGGATTAACCTAGCTGCCAAAGACCTGGCAATTCCTATCGAGCAGATTGAATACTGGTGTAAAGCCCTGAAGGGACTCCAGAGAGTTGGCACACCCAGCCTGAAAAATTTTGCGGAATACATTGTTCAAACGAAATCTCGCATCCTTGAAGAAAGCCTTCCAGTCATTGATGCACTAGGGTGGGCATTGCCCGCTTTGCGACTCCCCCGCGATTCTGGCTACTTTCGCGCCATTCCTGAAACCCAGTTGGGACACACTCATCGCTGGGAAAAGCTATTTCAGCAAGCTTTCGCGAAACGCGCCTGTTTACTACTGAAGCAAACCCCTAGCCGCAAGCCAATCGATGAGCAGGATCTCCAAACTGCCTTTGACAAGGTGAAGGATGATATTCCTGAGATCGCCTACCCAGCTATTCAAGCATTTATCGCCAGTTCCGCAGGATGGACTTCCGAAGCTGAAGCCCTTTCCAAGTTTGAGTGGGAATCGGATAACATCAACACGCTGTTTTCTGGTTTACAAGCTCAAAAGACAGACATTGCCTCTCTCACCCTAGATTTCTTTGACGATGAGTATCCCGACACTCTAACGGAGTCAGAAACCCAATACATAAACGCCTTGAAAAAGCGAAATAAACGTGAGGCGCTAGACGAGGATCGAGAATTTTATGACGCTCACCGTCAGGAACTTGAGGGAGATCGCAAGCTCAAAGCAAAGTGGGATAAATTCGTCTACGGACAGCCTATTGAGTGTACAGACTTTCTGATTGGTTTACTACAAGCCTTCGAGCGGCTTTTTGATCAAGCTGAAACTGTAGCTGGTTTTAAGTCACTTAAAATTGAAACCCAAAAAAGTAGTAGAAAAAGTAAATGGTTGGAACTCAATGCTGACGTGGGTCGTTATTTTTGCACCCGTTATAAGGGTATTGAACAACTGACTGCTCCTCACATTGAGTGGGAGACCCATTGGCTATTCAAATACGACATGTTACTAGAAGAGACTCAGAAAAAGCAGCAGGCAAAGTATCGCGAGAACACCTCTACAGCGAAAACTGCGACAGAAATTAAATTCTATGTTGAGATGCGGGATAACGCCCAGGCTCTAATTGCTAAGACGCAACTAGTTTGGCGTTGTAATCCCAATTCAATTGGGATGGAACTAGGTAGTGACCTGAAACGACTGCTTAAAGACTCACCTTGCCAGCTTTCCCAGGTGTCAAGAGAGGTAGTCAGCAAGAAGGGACGATTGCAGAGTATCGCTCTGTCAGACGTTGGCACCCTAATGGCAGCATATCGACAAAATCGAGGCTCTTTAGTCAGTAAGTATGATCGCAAGAGCGACCTGGACAAAATTTTTCCTGAAAAAATTAAACAAGCTGTCGTGGATGGTCGTCTCTCGAAGAATGCGGGTGAAGCAATCACTGCCACCTGGAAAACTTTTGCAGAACGATATAGGGCAGCGATCTCCAGTTTTACAAACGAAGGACAAGGTATTGCCAGTCCGGAACTGCTGCACCAGTGTGAAGCCTATGGCAACCTATTCAAAACTGTTCTAGAAAATGTCAAGGGCGACCTCAATCGTATTGATTTCTATCAACCGATCTTGCGCTTGGGCTGCATCCGCGTTGAACGCGGTAAACCTGCTGCCATCATCGCCCCTTGGCATCCACTAAGATTAGCATCCCTAGCCGTCAAAGCCCGCCAGTTGGCAGGACTCCTTCGGTACATCATCTCTACACCAGAAGTCAACTTTGGTGATTCTCGCTTATTCTTTGCTGATTTGCGGAACGAACTCGATCACCCCTACTATCCTGAGGTTTGTGTTGGCTACCAGGGGCAGCAGCCCGAATTGCTCTCTGTGTCTGACACGGTTAACGACTACAGCCTGATGGAGCGCCCCACACGAGACGAGAGCGATCGCGCAACCAACGAAAATCCGGCTGAAGCAACCGATCGATTGCTAGGGATCATCCGCCGCTATGTAGAACTGCTGCCCCATGAAAAAACGAATCTGAGTGTTGTTCTATACCAAACCGACTCGATCAAGCTACCTCAAGCGATCGTTAACAAGCTGAGTGAAGAACTACAAGATAATCGAGAGGAAGTTCGTTGCCAGGTCGTTCTACGCCATCGGAATAGGCAAAAACTCGCTCAACTCTACGAACAGATGCTGGAAAGCTCTGATGCTGATCCCGATGCGTTTATTGCTAGTGAGGTTTCTCAAGACTTTATGGCAAGACTGCGGATCTCAGTCATGTCTAACGACGTTCCTTCCACCACTCCTACAGAAGGGAAGTTTGCCGACATTGTATTTTTGCAAGATGCCATCTCACGACAGGCAAAAGTAGTTTGGCAACCTTCACCATTTGACAGCAACACAGCCGAAATCTTAATCCATTCTCCTGCTTGTTGGGCACGTAAACGCCCGTCATCTAAAGACGAGCTTAAATCCACCGTTTATCTCACCTGTCCCAAGCAGACGATGGTGGGTCAAGCCTACCTTGATATGGTGTATAGCCTGATTCAATGTGAAGATTGCTCTCCTGATCAACACTTTTTACCTGCCCGTCAAATCTCCTTCCAAGAAGAAACGACAAAGACAACTTTTGACGAAAGCCACCGTTTAGGGGAGTGGGTTGTCAACTACGATGATTTGCTGGAACGACGACAACTCGTTAACCAGGGCGTAAAGGTTATTCGCTATCAACAGAACCGTACCGATGAACGAAACTTCCTCGTCTCCTCGGATGCATCTCTGAATGTTCTTAAAGTGCTAGTCAGAAAACGCTTAGAAGCCTTAAATTTAGGCTTGGAAAGCAACAGAATCGATAAACTGGTAGAACGCCTAATTAACGAAGCCAACGCCGTTTCTGGTGACATCGTGTTACGAGCCGCAAAATGTGGCAGATTCGCCAGCGAGCTAATGGGTGTGGTTCTAAGTAAAGCTTTGATTACAGCAGAAATGGGAGCACAAAACCCAATCGGCTGGTACTTTCTGGATGACTATGCCTCCTGGTTAGGGCAAAAAGAGGGTCAAATTGCTGACATCATGGCAATTTCACTCCAGTACGTCGATAACGAGCCTATCCTGAAAGTCATTATTTCTGAGGCAAAATACGTTGATGTCGCGGGTTTAGCTGACGCTCGCAGAACTTCACAGAACCAGCTTCGGCAAACAGTCGATCGCATTGCCGATGCCCTCTTTATTAGTCCGGGTCGTCTTGATCGGGATCTCTGGCTATCTCGCCTTAGCGATCTTCTACTCGATGGCATTGAATTTAGTTCCGACAACAAACTGAACATTGAACAGTGGCGCGAACATATCCGCTCAGGGACTCTTCGGATTGACCTATCTGGCTACTCTCAAGTCTTTGTATCCGGAACGAATGAGAGCAATGTAGAAGGGGAGCGATCACCGATTCCCAAAGTTGAACGCTGCTTCCAAGAAGTATTCGATCGAGAATCTGTTCGTAAACTTGTTCTGGCTTATGAATCAGGACAACCACTCTTCCCCGTAAGGGAACAGCTTGGCGATGATAAACCCTGGACAGTAACAGAAGCATTACAACCTGCTGATCGAGTCACATGGGTTTTAGAAATTGAGAAAGTAGAGGCAACAACGACTCCTCAGCCAACACCTGCAAAAGTTAATCCGCCTGAAAATTCCGACAGTCCTCTTCAGCCAACCCTGCCTGATCAGCCAATTGAAGCTGAAACTACAATCTCTCCAGGTTCCTCACCTGTTGAAAATGTAGATAGTTGGGCGAGTCCAGTACTGGTTTCTTGGTGGCAGCAGGGACAAGCACAGACCAGCCAAGGTGATGCAGTGGCAGAAAAATGGCTGGAGGAAGCGGCTGGAAAACTGCGGACGGCTCTATTAGGATATAACCTGCAAGCCAAAATTGAAGGGAAACGCCTGACTCCAAATGCAGCGATCGTCCGCTTCAAAGGCTCAGACAATCTGAAGCTAGATGACATCGAGAAGAAGCGATCTCAACTCCTGACCACTCACGCTCTGAACATTATTAGCGTTTATGGTCAGCCTGGAGAAATTGTTGTTACCGTCGCCCGTCCCCAGCGCCAAACGATTTCCCTACAAGAAGTGTGGGCAAAACGAAAAATCAATCGATCGCCTGCTGGTGTGAACCTCAGCTTTATCATTGGAGTTAATGAACTGGATGGTGAATTACTTTACCTCAATCTAGGCAGTAGTTTCGAGAATTTAGAACAACACGCTCCGCACACGCTGATTGCTGGAGCGACAGGTAGTGGTAAGTCAGTTCTGTTGCAAAACCTCCTTCTCGATATTTGTGCAACGAACTCTCCCAAACTGGCAAGCATTTATCTAATCGATCCCAAAATGGGCGTTGATTATGCCAACATCAGCGACCTACCTCATCTCAAAGAAGGAATCATTATTGATCAAGATCGTGCGATCGAGGTTCTGGAACTTCTAGTCGAGGAAATGGATAACCGATATCGCAAGTTTCTTCCTCAGAAAGCGAAATCGTTGCAGGACTACAACAGTAAAGTCCCTGAGCAGGATAGGCTTCCGGTACTATGGCTAGTCCATGATGAGTTTGCTGAATGGATGCTAATCGATGAATACAAAGCTGCTGTATCCTCTGCCGTGCAGCGTTTAGGTGTGAAGGCGAGAGCAGCGGGCATTTACCTCATCTTTGCAGCACAGCGTCCTGATGCCAACGTCCTTCCAGTACAGCTTCGAGACAACTTAGGAAATCGTTTAATTCTGAGAGTCGAGAGTGTCGGCACTTCAGAAATCTCGCTTGGTCAAAAAGGGGCGGAGAGCCTTTTAGGCAAAGGACATTTAGCTGCTCGCCTGACCAATCAATCTGATCTTATTTACGCTCAAGTACCATTTCTAGCTGATGAAGAAATGACTGCAATTGCCCGAATTATTACCTCTCAAAATAGTTTCTGAGTCAAATATGTTGAGCTCTGTTTCAATACAACGGTTTAAGAACCTAAAGGACATAACTATATGCCTAGATAAAGTTAATATCTTAGTAGGAGGTAACAACTCAGGCAAAAGCAGTATCCTGCAAGCAATTCAATTTGCAGTTTCAATAGCCCAAACAACAAACCTAGAAAATATTAAGTGGGTGCAAAATAGGTTGCCCACATCTTTATCCCACTTGCAGTTGATTTATTCGCCTCTAAGAGACGTTTCTGCTCTCGCTATGGGTGGAACGTTAGAAGAAAGGAGGGAGAAAGCTATTTTCATACAACTAGAGGAATGGGACACAACATGCGCCTCAACAGTTGTCATAAGAAAAGGGCGTAATAGAAATATTACTGTTGCGATTGAGGGAAAAGCATTGGGGATAAAACTTCAGGAAATCGAAGATCCTTTTAGTATCTATGTCCCAGGATTAGCAGGAATTCCAAACGTTGAAGAGTACAAAAATCCAGGCATTGTCCGTAAAGCAGCCGCTCGAGGTGATGCAAACAACGTTTTTCGTAATATCTTATGGCTACTTAAACAGAATTCAGATAGTTGGCAAAAGTTCCTTGACGACTTTTATTCTGTGTTTCCAGATAAAAATATTGATGTAAATTTCAGCCCAGATCGTGATGATCATATTATGTGTACTGTAAAAAACTCTGAGAAAGATTTACCAATTGACTCAGTAGGAACAGGAGTTTTACAAGCTATACAAATTCTCTCATACGTTAATCTTTATAAGCCCAAGCTACTCCTTCTTGATGAGCCTGATGCTCATTTACACCCAAACAACCAACGTAAACTAGCCAAGATATTAGTTAAATTATCAGAAAGCCGAGATTTTCAGGTAGTTTTAACCACGCATTCTAGGCACATTTTAGATGAACTATCTGGTTCAGCAAAAATTCATTGGATTAGTGATGGTAACCGTGTAGAGGATGAAAACTTTGATGTGGTTAAAGTCTTAGAGGCTGTGTAAAAAGAAATGTAAAGATAGTAGCAAGCCACTAGAGTAACGTCTGAAAATAATGGTGATGTAGTTCTCTAAGACAGTCTATGCCATACCCCAGTGACCTCTCAGACCAGCAATGGCAAATCCTTGAACCGTTGCTCCCAGATCAAAAGCCCGGTGGTCGGAAACGGCGAGTAGACTTAAGAGCGGTATGCAATGCCATCTTCTATCACCTGAAAACGGGCTGCCAATGGCGCATGCTACCGAGTGAGTTTCCCCCCTACTCCACCGTCTACTTTTATTACCGCAGTTGGCAAGTAGAGGGCGTTTGGTCACGCATCAATCAAACCCTCATCCGGCAAAGACAAGAGCATGTCGGCAAACATCCGTTACCCACCGTGGTTGCTGTGGATTCTCAATCCGTCAAGACCACGGAAAAAAGGGGGAGGTCTATGGCTTTGATGGGGGCAAGAAGGTGAAAGGACGCAAGCGTCATATCATTGTCGATTCCCTCGGTCAGATGCTCAAGGTGATTGTGACAGAAGCGAATGGGTCAGATCGAGTCGGGGCAGCCTATGGTTTGCTGGAGTGGCGAGATCAATATCCCGAAATGGTGGAGAACGTGCATACAGTGCTGGCAGATGCCGGATATCGGGGAGACCGATTTCGCTTATGGGTGTGGTCACTGGTGCAAGCAGCCGTAGAAATCCGAGAGAATCTCAAGGGAGAGTTTGAGGTGGTCGCAAAGCGTTGGGTGGTAGAGCGCACGTTTGGATGGTTGAATTTTTATCGACGATTGAGTAAGGACTACGAGTTGTTGCCTGAAGTCTCTGAGTCAGCCATCTATGCGGTAATGGTTCACCTGACACTACGCTACCTTGCCCCTGCTTAATCTTTCTTTTTAAACAGCCTCTTAATGGAAATTGGAGCTTTAGACAAAGGCGATCGCTTAAAAAGTGGTCTTACAAAATGTGTTCTTCTAACGGAAGATAGTGATACTAAACCTATTAAAACCATTTTAGAGGCTTCTGATTTTAATATCAACGAGATGGATGTTTGGTCTTATGAAGGATGCTCAAAAGTTGATACGGCTCTTGTTTTAGCTGCTTTTATTAAAGAAAATGCTCCAGCAACAAAAATTCTACTTCATAGAGATAGGGATTATCTGACGCAATCAGAAGCTGAAGAATTCAAGAGTAAAATTGAAGCTGCAAATATAAGTTGCTTTCTGACAACTGCTACTGATGCAGAGTCACATTTTCTTTCCTCTGACCATATCCATCATCTATTTCCTGTTATTTCTGTTGAAAGAGTAACAGAGATTATAGAAGAAACGACAGTTTGGGCTAAAGAGAAATCAATTAAGAAGTTCATTAATGCCCGGACACAAGCTAAGTTCGCTGCTTATTACCGGGGTCATGAAAGCAAGCCAGATGCAGGTGAAATTGCAATGGCAGCAATGAATTTGTATGATCAGGATGTTGTTCGATATCGTCATGGGAAATCAGTCATTGGTTACTTAAGAAATGTACTTCAACAAGAGATAGGAGGGAATATTGATTTATTTCAGGTCACAGAGCATCTTGCTATACAAGAGTTAAAAGATATCGCGACAGCTATCTGGGATGTTTTGTAGCTATTTTTAATCAATCCTATTGATCTATCCACCATGACTAAACTACATGATTCTACTTCTGTTAATCACTGTATATATATGGACTATCATGCCACAACTCCAGTTGATTCAAGAGTAGCCGATCGCATTTATCAATGCATGACAGAAGAATTTGGAAATGCTAGCAGTACCGATCACGAGTGGGGCGATCGCGCTGAAGCTGCCGTCAAAGAAGCGGCTTGCCAGGTTGCTGACCTAGTGGGTGCCTCTCCCCGCAATGTAATTTTCACCTCCGGTGCCACCGAAAGCCTCAACCTCGCCATCCAAGGAACCGTTCATCATCTAGAACGATCCAGCACTAAGCCTCGCATAGCCATTTCTACCGTTGAGCACAAAGCTGTCCTTGATACTTGTGCTGCCCTCCACAAACAGGGACGCATCGAGCTGATCCATATTTCCGTCGATACCCAGGCTCGACTTGATCTGGGTCAGCTAGAGCAAACCTGTGCCAGAGGCATTCATCTGCTCTGCATCATGGCCGCCAACAACGAAGTCGGCACCATCTACCCCATTGAGAAAATTGCCGAGATCGCCCAGAGCTACCAAGTGCCCTTTCTCTGTGATGCCTCCCAAGCCGTTGGCAAAATCCCCATCCAGTTCAGTGAGTGGGGCCTGACTATGCTGGCCCTGTCGGCCCATAAGCTCTACGGCCCCCAAGGGATCGGCGCACTCGTCTTCTGTCGAGATCATCCCCTAGAGCCGTTACTTTACGGCGGTGGACAGCAAAAAGGATTACGCCCCGGTACCCTTAACGTCCCCGGTATTGTTGGTTTGGGCGAAGCCTGTCGGCTGCGAGCGATTGAAATGTCCGTGGATGAGGTTGAAATTGGCAAAAAGCGAGATCGCCTGCAAACGCTACTCCAAAGCCAGATTCCTGAGCTGGTAATCAACGGAGATCGCCAAAACCGCCTGGACGGGAACCTGCATATCTCCATTCCTGGCATTCCCAACAGCACCATTATTGCCAGAGTACGCCATCAACTAGCTATTTCTACTGGCTCCGCCTGTTCCGCTGGCGTTGAAGCTCCATCCCATGTGCTGAGGGCGATGGGGCTATCCGAACCAGTTGTCGAAGGTGCCCTTAGAATTAGCCTAGGCAAGTTTTTGACTGACAATGATATTTACCAAGCTGCCGTAATTCTGATTCAAGCCGTGCTGGCGTTGAAGCATGCGATGGCGTGACGTTATGGCAGTCGCTACATAGATTAGGACGCTATGCTTAGAACGTTCTCCATCGCTTCTCGTAGGGTGTCAAACTCACCTAAGCATTTGCGAATCCGACTCTTAATCCATGACCAACATTTTTCAATGGGATTCAAGTCGGGAGAATAGGGGGGCAAGTACCATACCTGACAGCCTGCTGCTTTCACCAGTTCTTCAATTCGTCCGCCTTTGTGAAAACTGGCATTATCAATCACGAGGGTCTGCCCTGGCTGCAATACGGGAATCAAGCAGGTTTCTAGCCATACCTCAAAGATGGAGCGATTACACATGCCGTCTACGGTAAATGGAGCCATCAATTGCCCTGCACACAGAGCCGCAATCATATTTGACCCTGCCTGAAAAAAGTGTACAAACTCGAAGAGTCGCCAATGCAGGAGAAAGTCGAAATGCCCCAAAAACCAAGACGAACATTTATTGCCAAACAAAAAACCGATTTCTCTAACTATAGGTCAGTAACCGTGGCGATTCTGAAGCAGTCAGGCAAGCGGATCAGCCACGTCGCCCAGGAAATGGGTTTAACAGAACGTGCCCTTTGACACTCCCCGTCACTTTTTGGAATGCAGCGAAGAACCATAGAGACGACTACATACTTTCCCCTACCCTACTAGGGACAGAAGAACAGGCAGCGGTCAATCTGCCGGATGCTTCAGGTCTTAGGCTTTAGAGGTAAGCCTGAAGCCCTTGTGGGTGAGGTCGTTGACCCATCACAGCATTCAAGTATCACTGCATGATTTTATTAAAAATGGTATTACTATTTTGATAATTTCATGCAATCATAGATTCATTGCTTCATAGTTTCATTATGAAAATCATTGCAGTGACTGGGTTTAAGGGCGGGATTGCCAAGTCCACAACAGCGATCCACCTGGCAACATTCCTGAGCAAATCCACTCCAACTTTATTAATTGACTCTGATCCGAATCGCACCTGTGAAAAGTGGTCGGATAGAGGCAATCGTCAGCAAGCCTTTATCGTGACCAATGAGAAAGCAGCATCCCGGCATATTCCGGGCAAGTCTTATTTAGTCCTCGATACCCCTGCTAGGCCAAGCAGCAATGAATTAAAAGAAATTGCAGAAGGAGCTGACTTGGTGATTGTCCCGTGTTTACCCGATGCGTTTAGCCTCAGTGTCACCCTTGACATGATTAGTGAACTACCGAGTCAATGTTTATATCGAGTTCTGTTAACCATCTGTCCACCTGCACCGAGTAAAGAAGCAGAGCAAGTACGTGAGGCTCTAACAGAAGCCCAGATTCCCTTATTTACTGCACAAATTCGCCGTTCGGCTGGGTTCACAAAGGCCGCCGCCCTCGGAGTTGCGATTCGGGATATTCCTGATAGTCGGGGCCGCATAGCCTGGCGAGATTATGAGGCAGTAGGACGGGAAGTCATTAGTATACTTCGAGGACATCATGGTTAACTACAAGCAGATTATCAGTCAAGCCAAAAAAGAGGAAGTTATACAATCCTCATTGCATGAAGCAATGCAAGCAGGAGAAATGGTCAATCTGTGTGTGCGTGTTCCCAGTCAATGGCGTAATCACTGGAAATCGGAGGCTGCCAAGAAAGGGATAAGCCTGGGAGACTATGTGATCCAGGCCATGAAAGAAATGTACGGTGAGCCTCCAACTGCTTAGGGAAAGTGTGATGTGCAATGGAGAGCGTTCAGCGATCGCCATTTTGATGTAGGCGGTATCCATGGATTTTTGGTATTACTGGTTAGGGTAATCACTGTTGAGTCAATGGGAAATAAGATGTGCTGAAAGGCAGAATTTTTTCGTTTAACTTTCTCAATTAGTTGAGCATAGATTCGCTGAAAAGAGCCATCCGTTCGAGTTTTATTTGCTTTTGAAAATGTGGACATATGCACATTTATTCCTGACTTGTTTAAGCGATAAAACAATGCTCTCATGCTGGTCAAGCCTGCATCTAAGATGTAGGTTAGCCAGATTTTGAAATTCAGTTGAGAGTTAAGAACTGGGTAGTCAGAACGGCTAAGTGACTTAAAAATTGATTTGACAATTTTTGAAAATGATGCCATGATGTACTCACATTTTTTTATTTATATAAGGGTAAAATACTATATTTCTACCCTTTTTTTCTTCTTTAAGCTAACTTTCAACACTTCTGGACTCAAAGGTATCCCGTTCCAGGTATTAATTTTTTCTATTTAGACTGATTGCATTTTGAAATTGAATTTTATTCTGATTTTGATTGTTTTGATGAGAAACTGCTTGTGGGAAAAGAGGGCTACCTGGCGACCAGAGTTCAACGCTATCTGAATTTTGATCGTAGTAGGTTGGATCAGTTGTGACTCGGATTGAATGGTTCATCCCAGGCCGGAGATAGGAAAAATCCTTAGTTCCTGTACTGGTTGCTGAGATTCCGGCTGGTAGTAAGTTTGGCTGGGTTAGGATGTTTTGCAAATCCGTAAGTGTATAGGCAGGTTCCGGCAGAGCGGGGCTAATGAAATCCTGATCAATAATGGCATCAAGATCAAAGTTAGAAATTTGTGATTGATCGTGCTTAATTTCATCCATTAGGTTAGCTTTGTATCGTTCCCGTTGTTCTTTACTTTGCAGAACCAGACGACTAATTTGATTGGGAAGGCGAGCTAAAATTGGTTGTAGGCGACCAACTACATCTTGGAATGCTTCAATTCGTTCCTGTAGGGCTTGGTAAACATCTGCTTCGACAGTATTTGCGTAATGGAGATTATGAATCCGGATTTCGCGATGTTTTTGTCCAATGCGATCAATCCGTCCAATGCGTTGCTCAACTTTCATCGGGTTCCAGGGCATATCGTAGTTAATTAAAGCACCGCAAAACTGAAAATTTAAGCCTTCTGCCGCTGCTTCAGTACAGAGCATAAGATCGGCTTGCCCATTCAAGAATCGTTGCTTAGTTTGTTCCCGGGAAATCACTTTCCAGTATCCGTTATTCTGTAAAATTTCTCCACCTCGTCCTGAAAAGCAGATAATCGGTAGCTGTAAGCTTTGGGTGAGTTCTTGACGAAGAAAGTCTAGAGTATCGGTAAATTGAGTAAAGATAATAATCTGTTGATACCCATCGGATTGGAGATTTTTAATTAACTGTTTAACAACTTCAGTTTTACTGTCTATGGGCAGTGCCGATACCTGATTGAGTAGGTCTTGCAGATCAGTTGCTTCTTCTTTTTCTAGTGCTTGAATCTCTAGTTGCTGAGCTTCATCAATATCAGGCGCTTCATCATTAATATCTTCGTCAAAAATATCTTCAGCTAATGTTTCTACTAATACTGGTGTCGTGCTATTCCCCTGTAGTTTTTCCAAGCGGTGTTTCAATGTTTGAGCAAGGGCATAAAAGCTACTGGCCAACCGCCGCCGATAGAT encodes:
- a CDS encoding FtsK/SpoIIIE domain-containing protein, with product MQTIELIGQVAADFLKRSVQTDETNEGVARFLLDCLTAQQVAAVCQAILHDSDLAPLIKIQVPRDIVGDFGLPDEILTDERTVHLRHSDCDRPALLLANISDDQTQSLNDITSVGAQELKGQIECWINLAAKDLAIPIEQIEYWCKALKGLQRVGTPSLKNFAEYIVQTKSRILEESLPVIDALGWALPALRLPRDSGYFRAIPETQLGHTHRWEKLFQQAFAKRACLLLKQTPSRKPIDEQDLQTAFDKVKDDIPEIAYPAIQAFIASSAGWTSEAEALSKFEWESDNINTLFSGLQAQKTDIASLTLDFFDDEYPDTLTESETQYINALKKRNKREALDEDREFYDAHRQELEGDRKLKAKWDKFVYGQPIECTDFLIGLLQAFERLFDQAETVAGFKSLKIETQKSSRKSKWLELNADVGRYFCTRYKGIEQLTAPHIEWETHWLFKYDMLLEETQKKQQAKYRENTSTAKTATEIKFYVEMRDNAQALIAKTQLVWRCNPNSIGMELGSDLKRLLKDSPCQLSQVSREVVSKKGRLQSIALSDVGTLMAAYRQNRGSLVSKYDRKSDLDKIFPEKIKQAVVDGRLSKNAGEAITATWKTFAERYRAAISSFTNEGQGIASPELLHQCEAYGNLFKTVLENVKGDLNRIDFYQPILRLGCIRVERGKPAAIIAPWHPLRLASLAVKARQLAGLLRYIISTPEVNFGDSRLFFADLRNELDHPYYPEVCVGYQGQQPELLSVSDTVNDYSLMERPTRDESDRATNENPAEATDRLLGIIRRYVELLPHEKTNLSVVLYQTDSIKLPQAIVNKLSEELQDNREEVRCQVVLRHRNRQKLAQLYEQMLESSDADPDAFIASEVSQDFMARLRISVMSNDVPSTTPTEGKFADIVFLQDAISRQAKVVWQPSPFDSNTAEILIHSPACWARKRPSSKDELKSTVYLTCPKQTMVGQAYLDMVYSLIQCEDCSPDQHFLPARQISFQEETTKTTFDESHRLGEWVVNYDDLLERRQLVNQGVKVIRYQQNRTDERNFLVSSDASLNVLKVLVRKRLEALNLGLESNRIDKLVERLINEANAVSGDIVLRAAKCGRFASELMGVVLSKALITAEMGAQNPIGWYFLDDYASWLGQKEGQIADIMAISLQYVDNEPILKVIISEAKYVDVAGLADARRTSQNQLRQTVDRIADALFISPGRLDRDLWLSRLSDLLLDGIEFSSDNKLNIEQWREHIRSGTLRIDLSGYSQVFVSGTNESNVEGERSPIPKVERCFQEVFDRESVRKLVLAYESGQPLFPVREQLGDDKPWTVTEALQPADRVTWVLEIEKVEATTTPQPTPAKVNPPENSDSPLQPTLPDQPIEAETTISPGSSPVENVDSWASPVLVSWWQQGQAQTSQGDAVAEKWLEEAAGKLRTALLGYNLQAKIEGKRLTPNAAIVRFKGSDNLKLDDIEKKRSQLLTTHALNIISVYGQPGEIVVTVARPQRQTISLQEVWAKRKINRSPAGVNLSFIIGVNELDGELLYLNLGSSFENLEQHAPHTLIAGATGSGKSVLLQNLLLDICATNSPKLASIYLIDPKMGVDYANISDLPHLKEGIIIDQDRAIEVLELLVEEMDNRYRKFLPQKAKSLQDYNSKVPEQDRLPVLWLVHDEFAEWMLIDEYKAAVSSAVQRLGVKARAAGIYLIFAAQRPDANVLPVQLRDNLGNRLILRVESVGTSEISLGQKGAESLLGKGHLAARLTNQSDLIYAQVPFLADEEMTAIARIITSQNSF
- a CDS encoding AAA family ATPase, with product MLSSVSIQRFKNLKDITICLDKVNILVGGNNSGKSSILQAIQFAVSIAQTTNLENIKWVQNRLPTSLSHLQLIYSPLRDVSALAMGGTLEERREKAIFIQLEEWDTTCASTVVIRKGRNRNITVAIEGKALGIKLQEIEDPFSIYVPGLAGIPNVEEYKNPGIVRKAAARGDANNVFRNILWLLKQNSDSWQKFLDDFYSVFPDKNIDVNFSPDRDDHIMCTVKNSEKDLPIDSVGTGVLQAIQILSYVNLYKPKLLLLDEPDAHLHPNNQRKLAKILVKLSESRDFQVVLTTHSRHILDELSGSAKIHWISDGNRVEDENFDVVKVLEAV
- a CDS encoding IS5 family transposase (programmed frameshift) — protein: MPYPSDLSDQQWQILEPLLPDQKPGGRKRRVDLRAVCNAIFYHLKTGCQWRMLPSEFPPYSTVYFYYRSWQVEGVWSRINQTLIRQRQEHVGKHPLPTVVAVDSQSVKTTEKRGVYGFDGGKKVKGRKRHIIVDSLGQMLKVIVTEANGSDRVGAAYGLLEWRDQYPEMVENVHTVLADAGYRGDRFRLWVWSLVQAAVEIRENLKGEFEVVAKRWVVERTFGWLNFYRRLSKDYELLPEVSESAIYAVMVHLTLRYLAPA
- a CDS encoding cysteine desulfurase family protein, whose protein sequence is MDYHATTPVDSRVADRIYQCMTEEFGNASSTDHEWGDRAEAAVKEAACQVADLVGASPRNVIFTSGATESLNLAIQGTVHHLERSSTKPRIAISTVEHKAVLDTCAALHKQGRIELIHISVDTQARLDLGQLEQTCARGIHLLCIMAANNEVGTIYPIEKIAEIAQSYQVPFLCDASQAVGKIPIQFSEWGLTMLALSAHKLYGPQGIGALVFCRDHPLEPLLYGGGQQKGLRPGTLNVPGIVGLGEACRLRAIEMSVDEVEIGKKRDRLQTLLQSQIPELVINGDRQNRLDGNLHISIPGIPNSTIIARVRHQLAISTGSACSAGVEAPSHVLRAMGLSEPVVEGALRISLGKFLTDNDIYQAAVILIQAVLALKHAMA
- a CDS encoding ParA family protein: MKIIAVTGFKGGIAKSTTAIHLATFLSKSTPTLLIDSDPNRTCEKWSDRGNRQQAFIVTNEKAASRHIPGKSYLVLDTPARPSSNELKEIAEGADLVIVPCLPDAFSLSVTLDMISELPSQCLYRVLLTICPPAPSKEAEQVREALTEAQIPLFTAQIRRSAGFTKAAALGVAIRDIPDSRGRIAWRDYEAVGREVISILRGHHG